GAGCGCGATCGCCTCCACCACGATGCCGAGCCGGGCGCAGTAGGGCACCCCGGCGACGCGCGCGGCGAGGGCGGCGAGCAGGTCCCCCATCGCCGTCCTCCTATCGCAGTCGCCCGCCGGTATGCTACGGGACGCCGCCTGGCGTACCTGCATCCCATCGTCGGCCTCGTGGCGATCGCGCTCGCCGCGTACGCGGCGAGCCTCGGGGTGCGCAGCCGCTCGGCGCGGCCGGGCGCCGACCGCGCCCGCCGCCGCCACGCGGCGCTGGGGCCGTGGCTCTACACGCTCTTCCTGCTCAACTGGCTCGCCGGCCTGGCGACGGTCGAGTGGCTCACCCCGGACGTCGAGGACGCCGCGGAGACGCACTTCGCCGTCGGCAGCGCCATCATGGCCTGTCTCACCGCGGCGGCGCTCCTCTCGCGCCGCATCCGGGTCGACCGGCGGGCGCGGACGATCCATCCCCTGCTCGGCGCCGCGGCGCTCCTCCTCTGCGGGCTGCAGGTCTTCCTCGGGCTCCAGCTCCTGCCCTGAGGCTCACGACACGCGCGCCAGGCGATCGAGCATCGCCTGGAACGCGGGCACGTCCCCGTAGCGCTCGCCGTGGATCACGCGCGTCGCGCCCGCCTCGGCGTAGCGCACGAGGAGGTCGCGCGCGGCGCCGGGGTCGGCGAGCGGGAGGCGGGTCAGGGCGGCGACCTCCGGGGCGGGCAGGCCCTTGGCCGCGGCCCGCGCGCGCAGATCGGCGGCCAGTGGCCGGAGCGCCTCGGGGTCGAGGCCGATCGGCATCCAGCCCGCGCCGTGCGCGAGGGCGCGGCGGAAGGCGTGCGGCGGCGCCCCGCCGATG
This portion of the Deltaproteobacteria bacterium genome encodes:
- a CDS encoding DUF4079 family protein: MERSPGVRVLVLVRDADARAVERDRLHHDAEPGAVGHPGDARGEGGEQVPHRRPPIAVARRYATGRRLAYLHPIVGLVAIALAAYAASLGVRSRSARPGADRARRRHAALGPWLYTLFLLNWLAGLATVEWLTPDVEDAAETHFAVGSAIMACLTAAALLSRRIRVDRRARTIHPLLGAAALLLCGLQVFLGLQLLP